A single Vigna radiata var. radiata cultivar VC1973A chromosome 8, Vradiata_ver6, whole genome shotgun sequence DNA region contains:
- the LOC106771040 gene encoding UPF0426 protein At1g28150, chloroplastic yields the protein MSLLKSPLPSLPSIQCWKSKQEARLLSHGPSIGGISRTIRRNGKRNGNGVKAFFFNPEQDPIVKDALKEPVAFLGGIFAGVLRLDLNEDPLKEWVTRTLEAAGISEEEVNTEESTTEAAPLEIQIE from the exons ATGTCTCTCCTTAAATCTCCTCTGCCGTCGCTGCCATCTATTCAG TGCTGGAAATCGAAGCAAGAAGCTAGGTTATTGTCACATGGGCCAAGCATAGGAGGAATCAGCAGAACCATCCGTAGAAATGGGAAAAGGAATGGAAATGGGGTTAAAGCCTTTTTCTTTAATCCTGAACAAGATCCCATCGTCAAAGACGCTCTCAAG GAACCAGTGGCATTTTTGGGTGGAATATTTGCGGGTGTTTTAAGGCTAGATTTGAATGAGGACCCTCTCAAGGAATGGGTTACTAGGACTTTGGAAGCTGCAGGTATTAGCGAAGAAGAAGTGAATACAGAGGAGTCAACAACTGAGGCAGCTCCACTTGAGATTCAGATTGAATAA